A window from Salvia miltiorrhiza cultivar Shanhuang (shh) chromosome 2, IMPLAD_Smil_shh, whole genome shotgun sequence encodes these proteins:
- the LOC131009484 gene encoding receptor-like protein EIX1 produces the protein MISDKGIPIKFLLFVLLCVYVSGDDAEVRCIAREREALLSFKKTLIGDDGILSSWRNDECCEWYGVVCSNTTRHVIALQLNTCDLEGVLQGKVGSSLLELHHLNYLDLSCNDFGGNPIPEFIGSMKQLQRLYLKGSHFSGIIPPQIGNLTNLRSLSLSYNSLTTENLDWLSSLSLLSFLGLSQINLSHTNWLQHILRLHSLSELYLNSCNLKDTKPFLNSSSKSHLSILVVSDNNLTSSSFDWLSNLNTSLVEIDLSHNAFLGPIPNALIESLVLIEHLDLSSNMLQGQVPKSLSNLSRLRVLVLYENDLGGELDELFGNISAKGMLESLQILDLADNKLNGSVPDLRAFSGLTEVYFGGNNFTGSMPLSIGQLSKLEVLDLSSNSLQGVVSESHFTKLDKLKILDLSLNSLILYVAPDWSPPFQLKHIFLAECNVGPSFPKWIQTQENLSSLYLSGGGIRDEAPTWLWTISPSLEALFLSYNQITGSVPNLSSTSIRTLDLSNNSFSGPIPLFSAINARNIQLSGNMFSGSISSICKIPQYRQLRRLYLSNNKLAGEIPNCWDKMPNLDSLNLADNSFSGEIPRSFGSLLHLFALQLRGNNLSGELPSTLRLCQHLRLVDVGGNALTGEIPTWIGDLDNMAFLNLHGNKLHGNIPPQICNLTHIRILDLSINMLSGKIPDCFNNFTTMAHKSTIQAEWLGYIYVFHYNDNLPNVKIRPVYEYSAIQWKGQESEYTHNLRLLKLIDFSSNSLTGNIPKSFSSMLGLISLNLSRNSLTGNIIGDIGEMEMLECLDLSHNQFSGELPTSLAQLQYLAVLDLSNNDLFGKIPTSTQLQSFNASAYDENDGLCGPPLASCPEDSLRPSTTNPNEKDDNSLSFMQEVCISLGFGFIFGFWGVVGTFILKKSWRIAYFNFWDAVGDWFYVRIAVFVSKWRRS, from the coding sequence ATGATTTCTGATAAAGGAATTCCAATcaaatttcttctttttgttcTACTTTGTGTCTATGTTTCAGGAGATGATGCAGAAGTGAGATGCATTGCGAGGGAGAGAGAAGCTCTTCTGAGCTTCAAGAAAACCCTCATCGGTGATGATGGTATTCTCTCGTCATGGCGAAATGATGAATGCTGCGAATGGTATGGTGTTGTGTGCAGCAACACTACTCGCCATGTCATCGCCCTCCAACTTAATACTTGTGATTTGGAAGGTGTATTGCAAGGTAAGGTTGGTTCTTCCTTGCTTGAGTTGCATCATTTAAACTATCTTGATCTCAGTTGCAATGATTTTGGAGGCAATCCAATACCGGAATTCATTGGTTCCATGAAACAATTACAGCGCTTGTATCTCAAGGGTTCTCACTTTTCTGGTATCATTCCTCCTCAGATAGGTAACCTTACTAATCTACGCTCACTTAGTCTCTCATATAACTCTTTGACCACTGAGAATCTCGATTGGCTTTCAAGTCTCTCTTTGTTGTCTTTTCTTGGTTTGAGTCAAATCAACTTGAGTCATACAAACTGGCTGCAACATATCCTAAGGCTTCATTCCCTAAGTGAATTGTACTTGAATTCTTGTAACTTGAAGGATACTAAACCTTTTCTTAATTCTTCTTCCAAATCTCATCTTTCTATCCTTGTTGTGTCTGATAATAACCTCACTTCTTCCTCGTTCGATTGGTTATCCAACTTAAACACAAGTCTAGTGGAAATAGACCTGTCACACAATGCTTTTTTAGGCCCGATTCCTAATGCACTAATAGAGAGTTTGGTTCTTATTGAGCATCTTGATCTTTCTAGTAACATGCTTCAAGGTCAAGTCCCAAAATCTTTGTCCAATCTCAGTCGTCTGCGCGTCTTAGTTCTTTATGAAAATGACTTAGGAGGAGAACTTGATGAGCTGTTTGGAAATATATCCGCCAAAGGAATGTTGGAATCACTCCAAATTCTGGATTTGGCTGATAATAAACTCAATGGTTCAGTGCCAGACCTGAGAGCATTTTCTGGATTGACAGAAGTGTACTTTGGGGGAAACAACTTCACAGGCTCCATGCCTCTAAGTATTGGTCAACTCTCGAAGCTGGAGGTTCTAGATCTTTCTAGTAATTCTTTGCAAGGCGTAGTCTCTGAATCCCACTTCACCAAGCTTGATAAATTGAAGATACTAGATTTATCCTTGAATTCATTGATCTTGTATGTTGCCCCCGATTGGAGTCCTCCTTTTCAGTTGAAGCATATATTTTTAGCAGAATGCAATGTGGGCCCATCTTTCCCAAAATGGATCCAAACTCAGGAGAATTTGTCTAGCCTTTATCTCTCCGGAGGTGGCATAAGAGATGAAGCCCCAACATGGTTGTGGACTATATCCCCTTCATTAGAGGCCTTATTTCTTTCTTACAATCAAATTACTGGATCTGTTCCTAATCTCTCATCCACTTCCATCAGAACCTTAGATCTTAGTAACAATAGTTTCTCAGGTCCTATTCCATTATTTTCTGCCATTAATGCCAGGAATATTCAGTTGAGTGGAAATATGTTCTCTGGTTCAATTTCATCTATTTGCAAAATTCCCCAATATCGTCAGCTTCGTAGACTTTACCTCTCCAATAATAAGTTGGCAGGAGAGATTCCCAACTGTTGGGATAAAATGCCAAACTTGGACTCTTTGAATTTGGCCGACAACAGTTTTTCGGGTGAAATTCCTCGCTCTTTCGGCTCTTTGCTTCACCTCTTTGCACTACAGTTGCGTGGTAATAATTTATCTGGAGAGTTGCCTTCCACTTTGAGACTTTGCCAGCATTTGAGGTTAGTTGATGTTGGAGGGAATGCGTTAACAGGAGAGATCCCCACTTGGATTGGCGACTTGGATAACATGGCATTTCTAAACCTTCACGGGAATAAATTGCATGGCAATATTCCTCCTCAGATTTGCAATCTCACTCATATTCGAATTCTGGACTTGTCGATAAACATGTTGTCTGGAAAAATACCTGATTGCTTCAACAATTTTACTACCATGGCTCACAAGAGTACCATACAAGCTGAATGGCTTGGTTATATCTACGTGTTCCATTACAATGATAATCTTCCAAATGTGAAAATTCGACCTGTCTATGAATATTCGGCAATTCAATGGAAAGGTCAAGAATCGGAATATACTCATAATCTTCGGCTTCTCAAACTCATTGATTTTTCAAGCAATAGTTTGACCGGAAACATTCCCAAATCATTTTCCAGTATGCTTGGATTAATTTCCTTGAACCTATCAAGAAATAGTTTGACAGGAAATATAATTGGAGATATTGGTGAGATGGAGATGTTAGAATGTCTTGACCTATCACACAACCAATTTTCCGGTGAATTGCCCACAAGCCTGGCACAGTTACAGTACTTGGCTGTTCTCGACTTGTCGAACAACGACTTATTTGGTAAAATTCCAACGAGTACTCAACTTCAGAGCTTCAACGCATCTGCTTATGATGAGAATGACGGACTCTGTGGGCCCCCTCTGGCATCGTGCCCCGAAGATAGCTTGAGGCCATCCACCACTAATCCGAATGAGAAAGACGACAACAGCCTCTCTTTTATGCAAGAAGTCTGCATATCATTGGGCTTTGGTTTTATATTTGGATTTTGGGGAGTTGTTGGAACTTTCATACTGAAGAAATCATGGAGAATTGCATACTTCAATTTCTGGGATGCTGTTGGAGATTGGTTCTACGTCAGGATTGCTGTGTTTGTATCCAAATGGAGACGAAGCTGA